The Pirellulaceae bacterium region AAAGCCAACTGAATTGTCTGCCAAGCGTCATGGCGCAAGAACTGTAACCATACCAGAAAGATCAACAGCGGACTGGCTATGGCAACGCATAACAGCAGAGTCTTACTGAATAGGACAGTGGCTAGCGGCGACAGTGCCGTCAAGAGTCGCGTGGGGTCAAACAGCGGGATGCGTATTGCCAGTGGATTAATGAGCCATTGGAGAAGCCGACCCGAATCGACTTGTTGCCGCTTAGTCCATAACGACCTGGCGGATTTGGATGGTTGATGAGACAGCAGCAATCCAGCCGCAGCCACTCGCGAAACCAGTGACAGTAACCATTCGGCATTGATCTGCATTGACAAGCCGTTTGCCAAGACATCTGCCAAAGTTCGTGCCCCATTGAGCTGTTGCAAGACGGCCTTTTCGAGATCGCTGAAGTAGAAGTGTTCCAGCGAAACGGGATCCCTGGCAACCCAGCGTGTTTTACAAACGCGGCCGTACTCGGACCATTCCAAGTCGGGTCTCAGCTTCATCACAATCTCTAATTGAGCTGAACGGATGGCTGCTGGCGGTGTCATGGCACAGGAACAAGTGCAGCGCGTACTCTCAAACCTGGAACGAGCGCGCCTTCAAGGTTTACAATTTCCAGTTGGATTCTCATGTGGTTGGTAAGTGGATTGACTTCAGGAAATGCACACGTCACGTGCGCGGGTATGAACAGTTCTTGCTCACCCAGTCGCACTCCGACGACCGCTTGGCGGCCAACCAGCTTAGACGGCGTAGCCGCTTGCACAAACCCCTCGACAATCAGGTGATCTAACTGCATAACTTGACATAATTCGGCACCTGACTCGACCCACTCTCCTGGTCGTTTACCGACCGAAATGACCACTCCGCCGGCCGGTGCCGTGACTCGGTGACGCGCAACAAGTTCTTCTGCGTTGGCTTGTTCATTCAGGGCTTTTTGGAATTCCAATTCGCTGAGCTTTCGATCATGTACAGCGCGTTGAATTTCGAGCTGAGTGGTTTCAAATACCAGGTTTAAGCGATCGATTTCCTTCAGTGGATATGCATCACGTATTTTCGCATTGGCGGCGATGGCCCGGTCAAGCTCGTTCTTGGCAACGCGGGAGCGGTTTTCGGCCAGTTGCGCATCAATTTCGCTTTCGAATTTGATTCGAGCTACGCTGGCAATGATTATGGCTTGGGCCAATTGTCGTTTGGCCAGCTTGTCGTCGATCATAGCCACATTCTGGCCGACGGTAACATGCTCTCCTTCGCGCACCGCGACCATCTGCACTATTCCGCTGGCTTCAGAGCAAACTCGAGTAGGATCCTTGGACTTCAGCAGTGCGTTCTCGACCGTCGTGGCACCCGGCAAGTCAAACTGCGCTGACAAATCGGCAGTCTGCTCTCCACGACTCGGCCCGACAAGCCATAGCCAAGTTGCGCTGCACACTAGCGAGCTGACAAGAAATCGCAGCCAGCCAGGCTGAAAATAGCAGGTGATGCTCAGTTTGAGGGCGTTTGGTACTAGAACCATAGTTTTCTTTGAATCGCCTCCACCAAAGGTCTGGAAAGTACAAACCATGTTTGTCGCTGGCCACACGACAGATAAGCTTTCACAGTGGCACCGATGTGCCCGTACGCGACGGATGCAGTAGCTGGTTCAGCGATTGCATCAATGATAACGCCATCGCCCCGTGGATTGCGAGCTAATGTAGAAATCCAGCTAATCTGCGCGTCAAACTGAACATCTGGCTGAGCAACAAATATGAATTCCAAAACAGCCTCTGACTTGACGGGGATAGAACGCGAGCCCATCGAGTTCGCGAAAACTTGCTTCTTGACGTATCCAATATCTGCGTCAGCAATCTCCAGTTTTAGGCACCAGTCGCCACTGGGGTCTGCAATACGAAACAAACTATCACCACGTCGCACGGGGCGCTGCTCGAGCAGTTTATCGAGATCTCTGGCGACAATGACGCCGTCCTGCGGAGCTCGTAGCTCCAGCCGTTGTCGCTCAAGCCGCAACGCATCCAGTTTTTGTTGTAGGACTTCGGCCCAAGAATCTAATTGGCCAATCTCCGCAGTAAGTTTGTTACGGATCGCCGGTGATGCTGCTGGATCGCTACTGAGCTGACTCTGACTTAGCGATAAACCCTTTCGCTTCTCTGCATTGGCACTCAGTTCGCCTTCGACGCTGCGTATATCTAACTCCAATTGTGTTGATTTCATGGCTAACAACAGTTGACCCTTCTGCACTGCCTGACCATTGGTCACCAATACCTGATCCACAGTACCGTCCAACGGTGCAAATAAGGTTCGTTGGTCTACCGGCTCAAAAGTTCCATCCATCTCAATACGTAAGTTGGCAGGCATGATAAGTGCCCACAGAATTCCGGCTACCACTAATGTCCAAGTGGTCCACTTGATCAACTGTCGTGGTCGAGAGCTGATCGCTCCCGTTCCAAATTGATTCCAAGTACGAATCCAACCAGGTATTCGCAACCATCGCTGATGCTGAGACCAAGCAACAGCCAGCATCTGCCCAACTTGATTCAGCACCACCATTCCCTTGGAAAACGCTTCGTAGGTAGCCCACTGGACGATCAGAACTGTATCGTGGGGGCGCGGCGTGGCAGTGGGGTCGCTCAGGGGAAAGGCAATGTAATAAGTGCCCGACACGGTGGGCGAGAGTTCGTCTAGCTGGCCGTGTTCGGTAAGTTCCTGAGAGTACTCAGGTTTGCCGGTAGAAAACACCCGCTTACCGATCTGTTCCAGTTGACTTACCAGTACCGATGCCGTGATTGGTCCAGGCGTATTGCTGATCGTCGAAATCCGAGGGCTGGCCAAAAGAGACTGTTTGGCAACTGAGATGCGATCCGCCATCAATATCGGCAACAATCCGTTGACCAAGTAGATTTCGGCTTCGATACTTGAGCCTGCCGAGGCAATGTCTTTATGGAGTTGTATAAACGCGGGCAGGTAGGCATCACGAAGCGATTCAATTTCAAACTGCAGACGCTGAGCGATGACTTCTGCGAAGGCCTTGCAAAGCTGGACCAATTCAGAATAGGCCAGTTTGTCGACCTTGCTACCGAGCTTGACTAAAAGCGCTGCTTGCCCGGCACGCTTCCGAATCGGCAAGACGATACTGTCGAGTCCGGTTGGCAAATGGTCGACAAATTGAGCCTCAGCGTGTGGAATTTGGTCCAGCAGTTCGTGCCAGTTACAGTTGCCAACACTACAAACGATGCGCCAATTGCTATCGGGTATGGGGGCGACCAGAGCAATACTTGCGCCCGGCAGTAAGCTACAAAGACGACGTAGCACCGCCTCGTTGAACTCCTTGATTGAAGTCTGCGGGCAGGACGCCAGCTGCTCTAATGAATCTAGCAGTCTATCCAGTTCCTTGAGGGTAACCTCAGCTCCCAAAGACTGCATTCGTCATCCCTTAGAGTATGTAGAGCCACATGTCATCGAAATGAGACTAATCGCAATCAGACACGGAGCAATCGCAGTTCACCAATTGGTGGTCGACACGCTTGTGATAGCCTTTCTGATTTTAAGCTGAAAGTGCATCCGCACCACCGAAAATGACAAGAAAGCCGCCGACACTACCTGGGCAATGGCAATTTGACAGCCAAATCCGAACAATTAAAAGGAACTGATTAAAAGAAAGTTTCAGCAGAACCGATACAGGGTGAATGCGTGGAAAAGATGCCTGACAACTGCCTTTTGTTCGGAGTGCACAATGAGGGGGGGATACCGAAAATTGCTCTGCGGACTCCTTGCTGGCCTAACCGCCAGCAACGGATGCATGAGCGGAAATCGGCAGTTGTTCATGTCCGGCGGGCAGCACTGTAACGCACCGGCTCACTGTCCCACAGACTCCTTTGCTCAGCTTCGCCAGTCTGATGCGTTACTGTGCCATGAATGCGCTGGTGCAGAGCTCAGCGTCTTTTCACCGTTGGATGTTGATGAATCCCAAGTCGGGCAGTCGGCCACGATGCACATGTCATTAGAGCAGTGCATTCGGGACGCACTGCAAAGCTCGAAGGTTATGCGAGATCTAGGGGTAACCGTAATTCGGTCGCCACAAACGACGAACTCCACGGTGGATCCGGCGATGATCTACACCGATCCGCGGACAGGTGAAGAAGCAGCTCTCAGCGCTTTCGATGCGCAGCTGTTCGCTTCCAACATGTTCGAGTCGAACAATCGCAAATTCAATAATCAGTTCTTTGGGGTCAATGGTCGTTTCATTCAGTCACTCAATACCACTCAAATCGGACTATCCAAGAGATCTGCTACCGGTTCAACGTTCACGGTGCGCAATGTCACCATCGCTGACAATAACAATCAATCTGGTAACCAGTTTCCGGGCCGACGTCAAAGTTGGGAGTCGTTCTTTGAAGTCGAAGCGCGACGTCCGCTACTGCTGGGCGCGGGCACCGAGTTCAATCGGATCGCAGGGTCTGCCATCGGTCCTGGCCAACTCAACGGCGTCTTGCTGGCGCGAACACGCACCGATATCAGTTTGGTTGATTTTGAACGCTCAGTTCGCGATTTGGTAGCCGAAGTTGAAAACGCGTATTGGGATCTGTACTACGCCTATCGCGATCTGGAAGCCAAGATCGAAATGCGAGATATCGCAGAAGATACGTTGCGCAAACGATCTGCGAAGGTCGGTGCAGGCGATGTCGCTACCGGCGATATTGCACAGGCCAGAGAGCAGGTTCTTCGCTTTCAGTCAGAAATTGTAGATGCCCTGAACGGTCGCCCCATTGACGGTACTCGCACCAATAACGGCTCTTCCGGTGGAACCTTTCGTGGAACGGGTGGCGTGCGGGTGGCCGAGCGAAAATTGCGATTGATGATCGGTTTGCCTATCAACGACGGCACTCTGATCTGGCCTACCGATACACCGACTACAATTCCAACCACCTTTGACTGGACGAATTCACTCGCTGACGCGTTGACTCACCGCGAAGAATTGCGTCGGCAAAGATGGGTCATCAAGCAGTCCGAATTGGAACTGATTGCCAATCGTAATTACCTGAAGCCGCAATTAGACCTGATCGCGCGTTATCGCGCGCGTGGGTTCAGCGACCAGTTGCTAACGCGGCATCCCATTGATGGCTCACATTTCTTTGATGACGACCTCCAAGAACTGAATGCCGGAATTGAATACGTCATGCCGATTGGATTTCGTCGGGCACATGCGGCAGTGCGCAATTCCGAGCTATCGCTTGTGCGTGCCAACGAAGTGCTTCGTGAACAAGAACGCGGTGTCCAATTGGGGCTCAGCAACGCTGTAGCTGATTCCAAACGTTCTTACGAGAGCATGAATTTGCATCATCATCGACTGGACGCAATTGTCGAGCAGCTAAATGCACTCCAAGCTCGCGAAGAGGCTGCTAATACCCCAGAGCTTGATGTGGTCTTGGAAACCCACCGACGCCTGTTGGATGCCAGGTTACGATTTCACCAGTCGCAAATCGACTACGCATTGTCGCTGCGAAATATTCATTTTGAAAAAGGTACACTGCTGAATTATCACAGTATCTATTTGGCCGAGTCAGCCAGCAGCAGGAACGCAGTTGCCGATGCTCAGGTACGTGCTAGCATGCAAGACGGAAACGTACGTGTCAGCCATCGCGACAGTATTGTAGCCGAATAACTCCAGGGGCTAACGCAAGACCCTGACGAGCTAGAAAGCCTGATCCCGAATTCAAATTTCGCTGCAACTTGCGCCCGCTGCATTCTTTTCTCTCCCCGTATGATCCGAGCAATCGTACAACTTTAAACGATTTGCAACTTCGAGCAGAAGATATTGCTTGTTGGTGCAGCGCATTCTGCCCTCGGCGTGCTATACTTGATCGCGGTCTGGAATCTTCAATGCGCCGCATGGAGGCAGATTCCGCAGTGTCTATACCACGTCAGACCAAAGGATATGGGAGGTTCAATAATGAAGCCAGTGCGTTTCTTGACAAGCCTAGTGATTTGCGTTTGGGCCACCTGTGCGTTTGCACAGTCAGTGCATAGCCAAGATTGCATGTGCTCAGAGGCACGTGTAGGCATGGGCGTGGACGACTTTTCGTCGTACTCGAACATGCAAATCCTGGAGGCCAATGCGATCTACCTAACCGTTGATGTTCCGGAAATCACGCTTGATTGCCCAACAGATGCAATCCTTACAATCAATGGCGACAAAACTGCCAGCACTGGCAAGTCGCGCCGATTCATCGTGCGAAATCTGGCGCCTGGTGAAAAATACGAGTTCACCGTAGTGGCAATAACCACCAATCGCGCTGGTATTGAATTGCAGCAGACGCAGACGTTTACCTTGAAGACCGGTGATTTCAAGCAAATCGCGATGAAGCCGATCAAGCGCAAAACGTGACAAGGTATTCGACGCGAATTTGACGACTCAGTGACTGCAAAAACTGGTGGCAGGAACTGTCGACCGTCTACAGCCGTTACGCCAGATGGTGCAGTAGGTCGTGGTTGTGGTCGCAGGTGCTCTTGGGAGCTGTTGAATGCCTGTATCTGATACGCGCGCAGCAAGCGGGTAACGGGTTCGGAGCTGTTTTGGCGAAATGCGTACCTCGTAACTCCTCAAGGATTACGAGGTTTTTTGCTATCCGGCTCCGCTCGCTCCACTTCATATCGGTTGCCATCCAAAGCAGTTTCTTTCCAAGAACTAGATTGCGTGCCACAAGTGAAGCTGATAATTTCAAGCTTATTTACAGGCACAATTTAAGCATTACGAAGTTCGAACGATGGCGACCAGGTCCAAAAGCACGACAAGCGATCCCTTGGACGACCCGCGTTATTGGACCGTCCAACCAGGCTTAGCCATTGGCATGCTTGAATTGGGAACGCCACGCGATGAAGTTTTGCAATTGCTGCAGAAGAATGGCATCGATGTCGAAGTTGATGATACCGACTCGACCGAGTTCTACGTGTGCGAGATGGAAACGGTACTTTATTTTGCCGAGCACGCTCCACACCCGCTGTTGCTGATCAAGGTGCAAGATGAGCGCGTGAGACTTGGCACTCTAAAAGTGATAGGCGATTTTCCGCACAACATTTTAGCAGCGGTGCCCAGCATCAACACGCTGTGGATGTCCGATATTGGACAGATAACAAGCCCGGACAGTAAATCTTCGGCGACAAAGAATCTATCTGATTCTCAGCTACTCAACGACGGAACGCTGTGGATAACAACCCTCGGAATTGGGCTCGGGCTGGTCGATGGCGCTATTGTTACACTTTGGCTCTGTGACCCTCAATACCTGCCCAGCAGTGGCCAGGGAGAGTTTACCGCCCAGCAGCGCCAGTTGTCCGAAAAGATGCAGCTTGCGTCCTTCAAAGCCGAAGTGCCGAAGACGCATCCTGTGCAGCGGTTGGCCAAAGTTGGTTTGGCTGCGACAGCGCTGGTAGTTGCCGCCTATTTCGGTAATCAAGCTTGGGAGGAACAAAAAAAATGGGACAGTGCACCAGAAGTTGAAGCCGAGGTGATTGAGGTTTGGCCGCCACCGCCTGAGCCATTTCCAAGCCAGTTCACGTTATCTTATCAGGACGCGACCGGTGGCGTGCATCAAGTTCAGTGGGGACAGAACGATCTGTATGGGATGCCACAAGTAGGCAGCAAAGTAACGCTTCGCTATTTGGCCAATGCTCCCGATATTGCAATGGGACCAGCCAAGCTTCACGACATTGCGTTCAACCAGTTCGTTCCCTATCTAATTGGGATATTTGTGGTCTATTCCGCACTGAGTTTAGTGGTTAATCTCGTTTTAGCGAAACTGTTGCGGCCTGCCTAAAACTGTCGGCTGGGCCACAGAAACTTGGGCATTATCACAATCCTTGAGCACTGGTTGAGGCGCAGTGGTGAGAATTCTCTTGCAAGTATCCTCTTGCAACCTGGCGACACCCTTGCGATGCTCGCTCGCACCGTGGCATAAGCACCAGCAGGGGGTGGCGACCCAGCATTAGCCAGTCAACGCGAAGTTCCGCATCACGCAATCGAAGCGCGGTTCTCAGACGAACTCACTACCATTCTTCCGCAAGGTTGCTTTAGCAGTGTTGGTTCAATGCTTGATCAACGAGCCCGTCTTCTGCTGATGCCGGTCGGTATCTAAGTTTCTACGCTCAACCGTCCATTGCCACTGGTGCAAGCTGGTGCTGATTGACGTACTGCTTGACCTCCGTGGCGGTAAACCAGGCGGTCATGGCCAATGACACGCCGAAGTAGACGGCGATAGCGGCTGTTCCCCAAGGCACAAATTGGTTCAAGCCGAACCAATCGCCCTGCCACGCGATCAGCGAGCAACCGACAGCGGCGCGCAGAAACTCATATAGCAGCGCTCGCGGATTCTTGTCCATCAAAGTACACAGACTGTAGACACTTGCAAACACAAATAGCCCGTAGAAAAACATGGCTGGAGCACCAATGGCCGCCAAGCGGTTGAATAGATACAACGCGCTTAGGCCGGTAACACTATATTGCACCCATGACCAGTACAGTAAACCTGACGATAACTGCGTATCGTATTTATGCAGAGTCGTTGGATCGACGATGATCTCCACGGGATAGGTCTGCTGTACATCCTCCGGTCTCCAGCCGGTGGGCATAACCCACAGCCGCAGCTTATCCCACCAGCGCCGCGTGTGCCATGCATCTTGGACGAGCATCCACAGATGCTGGAAATTGATGAGTATTGGATTCCAGGTGTGCGCCGGTTTCTTGACGCCGTACACGGGCGGCTCGCTGTCCAACTCTGGCTGAAACGTGCCAAACAACTTGTCCCAGATGATAAATACTTGGCTGTAATTCTTGTCGATGTATATCGGATTGATTGCGTGATGCACGCGGTGATGCGAAGGTGTGACCAGTATTTGTTCCAGCCAACCCAATCGACCGATAGTTCGCGTGTGGTACCAGAACTGTGCGAATAAGTGCAGCGGCGCCACGATGGCGAACACATTGGTAGGTACTCCCAGTAGTGCCGCAGGCAACATGAAAATGGCGAAGAAGCTAAAGACCTCGGAAATCGACTGCCGCAGCGCACACGACAGATTGTATTCTTCGCTGCTGTGATGCACGACATGCCGGTTCCACAGGACGTTAAACTCATGCTCCAAGCGATGTATCCAGTAGCCAGCGAAATCCTTGGCAACGAACGCCACTAGACAGACCAACCAGGTGGATTCGATGGTATAGACCGCCAAGTGCTTGACCATCCAGCCATAGCTAATGATGACGATGGACAACCCCAACACGTCTTTAACGATGTTGGTCAGCCCCGAACTAAGGCTGGAAATCATGTCTGCGCCACGATTGACGGACATGCCCAACCGCCTGGCGGCGAACTGCTCGATAGCGATCATTACCAAAAACAAGGGGATCGCAAAATTGAGCGTATGAGCATACAGTTCCATGACCCAATCTCCTGCCTACCACCCCGGCGGCGTGCGGCTTACTCCAGCGGCAGTTGAGAATCCACCGTAGCTACCGTCACCAGAAGGTGGACTTACTTGTGATCCAGCGTCTGGCGAAGGCAGCTGAAATTCGGCCGCTCGCCTAAATGCTAATGTACCGGCAAAATTCAATCAATCAGAATATGGTCAAAATCGGTCTGCATTACAGTCACGCGCGGCGACGACGCAGTACCGCTAAACCGCGCAATCCAACCGACCATAGCGACCCCGGCTCTGGCAGGACAATAGAAATGCGCAGTGTCGTCGGCGTGCAAATGTCGAATTCACTGGCCGTTAGACAATTGGTTCTTGGCATTAGCTAGGCAATATCTTGACTGCCGGCGATGCCACCGGGACCAGGGGCCGAGGTAAAGCGGCATTCGCTGGTAGCCAAAAAATGCTGTTACTCTGCGAAGGATCGCCGGATGAGGTCAGTCCTTCGATCAATCCGTAACGGCAAGTTATCCGTAACCTGGACAAGCATCGCACCCAGTGGGAGCTAGCCAACAGCCATGATGTTCGTCAAATGATCGGCGCTGGGCGGTTTGCGGACTAAGTCGAATCCAACGTTGCGCAGACGGAAGTTGCTGCTGGCAAACCGTAGTCATTCAATGAATTGCATCATAGCTGCTGGTGCAGTCTAATTCTGTTGGCACCAGCGGACAATTAGCCGGGCTAAGTCGGTCTGCTGCCCTGTCGAGAAGCGAGAATGTGGATAGCCTTTCAGGCAGATAGTTTGGGCGGGAGCCTGTCGCAGGGCAGTCGACCAACTGGGATCAACGTAGACCACCTCATCCAGCTCGGCTTCCATTATCAAAACCGGGCAACGCACAAGCCCCAGCAGTGGCTTTAGAATCCATTGCAGGATGATCAAATTGGCCACAGTGATAATCGGCATCCACTGATAGCCGCCCGTATGCGAGACCACTGGTACTGGGTTGTCAGGCGAATGTCGCGGCATCAAAAATAGTGGTGTCAACAGGCTGGTGATGAATAGGGCAAACACACCGCTTGACCAGATCCCTGGCAGCACGCTCGCCCCCAATGCTATTAATGGGGGTGCGGCAACAAAATACAAACAGGCCAATCCCAGCAGGACGTTTTCCGGTATGTCGATCCATCGTGGACTGCGTTGACTGCGCTGGGCTTCCTGTCTGGCGCGCTCTTCCCCACTAGGGACCGAAATTTGTGGCACTAACATAATGTGCAGTAGGAACGCCAGCAGGGACATTGGCCACATCCAGCGCCCACTAAACGCCAACAGCAAAAACGCTGCCGGGCAGACTAAGTAATACAGAATCCCCACGATTCCTAACAGCGCAGCATCGCGACTTCGCTTCAAACGAAACGGTGGGAATATCAGTACTCCACGGACACGCACCGGCTGGCCTTCCGAACTAAACCAGCGTGGGAACAGCCGCGACAAAATGGCTAGTGCCAGGACGACCAAGCCACCGGTCGAATGCCCGACCAAAACTATATCCGTTTTGGCATGTCGAAGTGTCAATTCGCGCAGCGATTTCACGCCATCTGCGATCCAATGCCAGAATCTGCTGCCGGAGAAGTCAAATAAGTTGCCCGTATGGCCCGACAAATTACGACTCCAGGTCTCGGCTTCTCCCCAGGTGTGATGCAGTGTTTTCGATAGCTCGCGGTTCGCATGGACTCCGTTGGACGATAGTCCGCCTATAACTAGAAATGCGGTCGGGCAATCTTTCGCCCCGCTTTCATGGTATGGACGCCAAGCTTGGTCTGGTTCGGCACCAAACCTGACTTGCCCCAGCAGCCAGTTGATCGCTTTGGAAACATACGCCCATCTATGCGGTTCGAAACGAGTCATGAAATTCCTCGCT contains the following coding sequences:
- a CDS encoding sterol desaturase family protein, whose amino-acid sequence is MELYAHTLNFAIPLFLVMIAIEQFAARRLGMSVNRGADMISSLSSGLTNIVKDVLGLSIVIISYGWMVKHLAVYTIESTWLVCLVAFVAKDFAGYWIHRLEHEFNVLWNRHVVHHSSEEYNLSCALRQSISEVFSFFAIFMLPAALLGVPTNVFAIVAPLHLFAQFWYHTRTIGRLGWLEQILVTPSHHRVHHAINPIYIDKNYSQVFIIWDKLFGTFQPELDSEPPVYGVKKPAHTWNPILINFQHLWMLVQDAWHTRRWWDKLRLWVMPTGWRPEDVQQTYPVEIIVDPTTLHKYDTQLSSGLLYWSWVQYSVTGLSALYLFNRLAAIGAPAMFFYGLFVFASVYSLCTLMDKNPRALLYEFLRAAVGCSLIAWQGDWFGLNQFVPWGTAAIAVYFGVSLAMTAWFTATEVKQYVNQHQLAPVAMDG
- a CDS encoding TolC family protein gives rise to the protein MSGNRQLFMSGGQHCNAPAHCPTDSFAQLRQSDALLCHECAGAELSVFSPLDVDESQVGQSATMHMSLEQCIRDALQSSKVMRDLGVTVIRSPQTTNSTVDPAMIYTDPRTGEEAALSAFDAQLFASNMFESNNRKFNNQFFGVNGRFIQSLNTTQIGLSKRSATGSTFTVRNVTIADNNNQSGNQFPGRRQSWESFFEVEARRPLLLGAGTEFNRIAGSAIGPGQLNGVLLARTRTDISLVDFERSVRDLVAEVENAYWDLYYAYRDLEAKIEMRDIAEDTLRKRSAKVGAGDVATGDIAQAREQVLRFQSEIVDALNGRPIDGTRTNNGSSGGTFRGTGGVRVAERKLRLMIGLPINDGTLIWPTDTPTTIPTTFDWTNSLADALTHREELRRQRWVIKQSELELIANRNYLKPQLDLIARYRARGFSDQLLTRHPIDGSHFFDDDLQELNAGIEYVMPIGFRRAHAAVRNSELSLVRANEVLREQERGVQLGLSNAVADSKRSYESMNLHHHRLDAIVEQLNALQAREEAANTPELDVVLETHRRLLDARLRFHQSQIDYALSLRNIHFEKGTLLNYHSIYLAESASSRNAVADAQVRASMQDGNVRVSHRDSIVAE
- a CDS encoding TIGR03000 domain-containing protein, whose translation is MKPVRFLTSLVICVWATCAFAQSVHSQDCMCSEARVGMGVDDFSSYSNMQILEANAIYLTVDVPEITLDCPTDAILTINGDKTASTGKSRRFIVRNLAPGEKYEFTVVAITTNRAGIELQQTQTFTLKTGDFKQIAMKPIKRKT
- a CDS encoding efflux RND transporter periplasmic adaptor subunit, giving the protein MVLVPNALKLSITCYFQPGWLRFLVSSLVCSATWLWLVGPSRGEQTADLSAQFDLPGATTVENALLKSKDPTRVCSEASGIVQMVAVREGEHVTVGQNVAMIDDKLAKRQLAQAIIIASVARIKFESEIDAQLAENRSRVAKNELDRAIAANAKIRDAYPLKEIDRLNLVFETTQLEIQRAVHDRKLSELEFQKALNEQANAEELVARHRVTAPAGGVVISVGKRPGEWVESGAELCQVMQLDHLIVEGFVQAATPSKLVGRQAVVGVRLGEQELFIPAHVTCAFPEVNPLTNHMRIQLEIVNLEGALVPGLRVRAALVPVP
- a CDS encoding HlyD family efflux transporter periplasmic adaptor subunit, which encodes MQSLGAEVTLKELDRLLDSLEQLASCPQTSIKEFNEAVLRRLCSLLPGASIALVAPIPDSNWRIVCSVGNCNWHELLDQIPHAEAQFVDHLPTGLDSIVLPIRKRAGQAALLVKLGSKVDKLAYSELVQLCKAFAEVIAQRLQFEIESLRDAYLPAFIQLHKDIASAGSSIEAEIYLVNGLLPILMADRISVAKQSLLASPRISTISNTPGPITASVLVSQLEQIGKRVFSTGKPEYSQELTEHGQLDELSPTVSGTYYIAFPLSDPTATPRPHDTVLIVQWATYEAFSKGMVVLNQVGQMLAVAWSQHQRWLRIPGWIRTWNQFGTGAISSRPRQLIKWTTWTLVVAGILWALIMPANLRIEMDGTFEPVDQRTLFAPLDGTVDQVLVTNGQAVQKGQLLLAMKSTQLELDIRSVEGELSANAEKRKGLSLSQSQLSSDPAASPAIRNKLTAEIGQLDSWAEVLQQKLDALRLERQRLELRAPQDGVIVARDLDKLLEQRPVRRGDSLFRIADPSGDWCLKLEIADADIGYVKKQVFANSMGSRSIPVKSEAVLEFIFVAQPDVQFDAQISWISTLARNPRGDGVIIDAIAEPATASVAYGHIGATVKAYLSCGQRQTWFVLSRPLVEAIQRKLWF